The Lolium rigidum isolate FL_2022 chromosome 1, APGP_CSIRO_Lrig_0.1, whole genome shotgun sequence region ACATGGCTCCGCGGGTGGAGGAGCTTGTCCTCGCCAGTGGTGAGGGAGGCGGGACTGGAGGGAAGATCACGTGCATGGTCACGGACTACAACCTCGGGGCGTGGGCGCTGGACATCGCGCGGAGGACAGGAATCCGGTCGGCGGCTGTGTGGCCGGCGTCGGCCGCCGTCTTGGCGACATTGCTCAGCTACGACAAGCTTATCAAGGACAACATCATCGACGCCGAAGACGGTAGGTGGAAGTGGAAGTTACTCAAGTCATCAATTTGATAAATATATATAATTGAATTATACGACATCAAATTATACCGCTAGAAAGTTTAACATATCTAAAGTTTGGAACATATATCTAGATCAACTCTCTCTACGTAGTGTAGCTGAGGTTTCTTACATCTATCTAGATCTAGGTTTGTCTTAGTTACATTTACCGATTAATCAGCCGTCTGTGTCTTCGCAGGCTCTGCACTAGGTGAAGAGATTTTCCTGCTGAGCTCCGACATGCCTCCCATGCGCAGCGCCCACCTCGCATGGAATTGCGTGGGCGAAAACGACCAGCAGGCGGCCTTCTTCCAGTACATCGTCGCGGGTGCCCGGGCAATCGAACACTGCGACTTCGTCATCTGCAACTCCTTCCAAGACGTGGAATCGGCAGCCTTCTCGCTCTTCCCTAACGTCCTCCCCGTCGGCCCGCTCCTCACCGGCGAGCGCAGCGGCAAGGCCGTCGGCCACTTCTGGAAGCCGGAGGACGAGGAGTCCATGTCCTGGCTCGATGCGCAGCCGGCGAGATCCGTCGTGTACGTCGCATTCGGCAGCTTCACGATGTTCGACCGGCGCCAGTTCGAGGAGCTCGCCCTGGGGCTCGAGCTCTCCGGCCAGGCATTCTTGTGGGTGGTGCGCCCCGACATTCTCCAGGGCGGCGCCGTGCACGACTACCCGGAGGGCTTCCTGGACCGAGTGTGTGGCGCCGGTGGCCGAGGCAAGCTCGTCGCGTGGTCGCCGCAGCAGCGCGTGCTAGCGCACCCGTCGGTGGCATGCTTCGTGTCGCACTGCGGATGGAACTCCACCATGGAGGGCGTCCGGAACGGCGTTCCTTTCATCGCGTGGCCCTACTTCGCGGACCAGTTCGTGAACCAGGTGTACATCTCCGACGTCTGGAAGGTCGGCCTTAAGGCTGTCGCCGACAAGTCCGGAGTGATCACCAAGGAGCACATCGCCGGCCTGCTGGAGGAGCTCAAGGGGGACGCCGGGatgagagagagagtggaggccTTGAAGAAGGCGGCGCATGAGAGCATTCAATCTGGGGAATCCTCACATGCAAACTTTGATACTTTTGCAGAGGGCATGAAGAAAGCATGATAGGCAGAACTGCTGTACTACCTGATAAGAGCTATCTCTAGCCCCAAATCGGCGTATTTAGTGCCTCCACACGTGTTTTGGAGACGAATGTGCTGTTATGCGGGCTGCggtggccggagatggccgggagCGGCGGAATCGGGAGCGGTAGGTGGGGCGGAAGCGGGAATGTGCGAGCTAAAAGTTCCTTCGCGCCAACGCGGGGGAGAAGATGGAATTCGCCCTCGCACAACCTCTCCAACCTGGGAAGTTGGGGTTTTTGCGGCTCGAATCGGAGCGGCCCGGAATTTATTTAAAATATGGAAGTCCGGTGTGGGATCTAAACGGTCCCTTTCTTCGGATCCGAACCGAAAATCAGAGGTTATTATGCGGATGAGGGTCAGGTGGGGATATGAGATGATCAGCCATATACCTGTGTGTTGCCATGGAACAAGAAAAGGAAAATAGATATATCATAAGATATTCTTAATGCATGCGTAAAATATGCCAATACGTGATATTTAGCTAGGCAGCACTCAAGTACCCAACTTTAAATTGGAATTAGCACCTAGAAAGAGAgaggctaagggcatctccactcgcgtccctcaaaccgtcccccaaagggggacgcgccggacaaaaaaacgttcccagccgcatcccctaaagccgctttttgtccggcccgccaccatacggtgtccggcgccccgaggccgtccccgcccaacaggggacgctccgggcacgccggacacaacgaaaaacgaGATATGGCTAATGTAGGATGATCGAAGATGTTGTGgctagtgaagaagaagaagaagatgcataTATATAGGTGCATGAGGGAGGTGAACAGGCACCGGAAGCCCCCGCccaacaggggacgctccgggcacgccggacacaacgaaaacgaGATATGGCTAATGGAGGATGATCGAAGATGTTGTGgctaatgaagaagaagaagatgcataTATATAGGTGCATGAGGGAGGTGAACAGGCACCAGAAGATGAAGATGGCCGGCCGCCGGCGGTGCAAATTCTTGTGGCCGCCGATCAGTTTTCGCGCTCTGTTAATGGCGAGGACGATCGGATACCGCGCGGAAGCCGAACAGTTTGACTTCTGTCACGGCTCGTCTCACCAGCTGGGACTAAAGGGGATGCTAGCAGGCGCATGAGCTTTAGTCTCGGCTCGCGTGTTACCAGCCGGGACTAGATGCCCATACAAACCGGGGCAAAAGGTTGCCATGCGCGTGGGCGGATGCGGGACGACGTGGCCAGATCTTTAGTTCCGATCCAGACTACGGCCGGAACTAAAAGGAACATGACGAAATGCCTCTTTTCTACTAGTAGGCTACCTTCGAGCGCTCCTTGAGACCAAGTTTGGTACCAAGAAAACATCAAAGGCACCTATTGAGCACTTTGCGGTGAGTGTGGGTACACAGACACTAGGGATGTGTTGCCGCGAAAACTCGGAAGTATGCCCGAGCTAGAGTGCTCCTTTTATCCAGTTCACACTAGACCATTGGTTTCTATAAGTGACGTCATATCTCTTGTTGTATAATCTTCAGTAAACCAACGGGCCAATACAGAGCCAGGACAAGCCAACCACCTCAATCGTATGCATCAAAGCCAAGCGAACCTAAAAGGCTACAGAGCAACAATGTAGTCTGCCAATGTTTACGATGGTTTCGTTGATCGATCCTGTACCACGACTCTGACATTGGATGGGCTGCACCGCTCCAGTTTTTATTTGCAACGCGGAGTCAGCATCACTGATGTACACATAAAATTCTTTCCGTGTTACAAGTTGGAACTTGAACCAATTACTGTAGTTAAGATACGTAAAGCAACCAGGTGAACAACATGTGGGAGTAATTGTTTGGTTCTCCAGCCAGCAGTTGAAATCACAAAATTCCACATGGTTTTACAAGTTGAAAATAAATCTGTCTAGAAATGCCAGTTCCTTTTCTTGATCCAGAATTTTGTATTGGTAAAACAATGAATAAAAGTAAAATTATACTACCTCAGTTGCAAAATGTAAGGTTATTTATTATAGAAAGCTAAAAATAGAAGTAAAATTATACTGCCTTCGTTGCAAGATATAATCTTTTTTTACACAGCTattttagctttctaaaaagcaTTACATCACGAAATGAAGAATATAAGAGGAAATCATAGATGGTTCAAATGATAATATTACAAATCTTTTAATATAAGTCTGCAACATACACAGAATAGTGCTTAGAATATTACAATACCAGGTTTTTGAAATGTTCCTTATAGCATCTTCAACAGGACGGCATGTTCATTTGTGTCGGCCGTGAACACGAAAATGGTTATTTTTTAccgcacgtccgtttgcgtctagcGTGCCCCTAGCCCCCAACACATATTATTTTTCCAATATTTTTTAATCCATCAATTGAAAAGCataatttacatatgaaataaacaaaaaaataagaagaaacaaATACTAAAATGAAAACTGTTAGGCCCCTCGCCTACTTGTCGCCCATCAGAGCGGTTGACGACCCAGCCCCCTCTGTTGCCTCACTCCCTCCTCCGCTTCTTCACCATCACCCGTAGCTCCATGCATCCGCTGCATGGTCGCCAAAGCTCGGTGGCGTCATCCTCGGCCTTAGTAGTGTCCGGCCTTCTTTAGCGTCTCAAAGGATGCAACTAAGGCCCTCATCTCCGCCGCTTACTCATCTAGGTCAGGCCCACTCCAGTCGTCGTCATGATCCAACTCCTCTACGTCCGCCGCCTCCCAACGGTGTTGCTGCTCCGTGTCAAACGCCGCGTGGGCCCCCGCACTGCGTCATCCATGAACTTCACGTTCATCGCCGCGTCGATAACGTCGTTCACGCTATCTTCGTTCTCGTCGTCGTACTCGtcggcgcgggggggggggggggggggggagacggTCGAGCATGCACCCCTTTTTATATAcgccgagccgagggcgcgacacGTTTGGCAACGGCATTAATTTCATTGGTAGAGGTGGGCAGCGGCCACTCAACAGGCGAAGCATCACCATTAACGTGGCGTAGACTGCTGAAGCGATGTCTCGTCGCCACTACTGACGCGCCTGAGAAGACGTATCGACCTAAATCGCTGCCAGGCGGGGCcgtgggagaagcgagcggtcacGCGGCGTGACCGCGCGCATCCAAGGTGCATGTTTGGGCCTCATTTGCGTCTCTGTTTGCGTcgggccgttggagatgcccttagggcgcgtttggttgcctgggccgatTTGCTGCATGCATGCGCCCGCGAGATGGGGGGCATTGCGCGTTGCGAACGGGCTATGGGCCACTTTCGGCccgtcgtttggtagcctgtgagccttttgcgcgccggagaaggaacccagGCCCCATCGTTTGATTGCCCGTTTCTAGCCCATTCTTCCCAGGTCGTGCAACCCACAGcctgtttggttgcagatagctcagtgtcgtggtaaccccttcactttgagtggtgaggttacccagtactgaataacaacacacatgagattcagttcatcagaaaagatgctggtaatacacatcaactactacttagtgggcgatgcatcacgaacgaagcaactacttcgtgatgcatcacaagttcgtcacgaggggttagtatataccacctcgaacaagttcatcattacaaaccggggatcaggttgtagcaagtcctagctaatggagggatacaagatcacctcccaaaatcagcggttcatgacgaaggaagcagaagcactaagcaggaaactggttgcagatccaggtcctaagccagctcctcctctctgGTGGCTGCAGCTTATGGTAGACGGCATACTCGGCttcattgtctgcaatgaagtcgattgccctgaccagcaagttaggctggaacagctgcgccttgcagacgaaccggggagtgaagatcgtcttcatctgagcgtagTTGATGATCGGAGTACCGATGTACTGACGGTGCTTCGGGTACCGCTGCAATCGACAAGGAACACCTGTAAGCGTACACGACATTGACATGTATATACTTTGAGATCTATGCAAGAGCTCAATGAGGATTCGTACTAGGATGTACTCGTCCGCCGCCCCTTCATCACCGCCTTAGAAGCAGCAACCAGCTTCGCTCCAGTCCAGAATGCGAACGGATTTCATCTTCGTTATgacgctccacttcgtcctccagtttctgatgtggttgtacagctgaagagtggtgacatgtacCCTGGCGAATGCAAGGACATCCGCGGCTAacttcttcatctgctcctccttgaatcccatgttgaagcagaggccgctacggacgagctgaaccaaccggttcagcacaaactctgatagctcaGGTTTTCAAACCATGGCTGGTTTGCTTGCTATCAGAGATGGCTGAGCATTCACACTTGCCACAGacagatcaggggagcccaaaggtatgatcgcctacatgatAAACACtaccagatcaatgaactaccaaatGGAAATTCGTAAGCACtaccagatcaatgaactaccaaatGGAAATCGTTAAGCACTACCAGATCTATGAACTGCCAGTTCCACATCAAAGAACAACGAGGTAGGTAAGATCGGCCTTACAGTCAAAGGAGCCACACGCAGCACCGAGGTAGGGGAAGCAAGGGACCCTGGCGGAGATGCAGCCAGCACCACCGTCCTAGTggaagatgcaggcagcaccaccgtccccgtcctagagtcagatggaacctggaaaacctccacaacctccaccGGCGACGATAGAATGTCgtacaatggattcgttcagaccccggttgtgtacccataagatctagatctaaggctagggtttgcagaagcttaacacaaccgaagtcatcgacgcacacatagaagacgaccatcctccacgaccagtagccgccgccacagccgccctcgccgccgcaagcctcgccgaccgtgcgggtgaggtagagccggccatgtcgctagatcggggaTGCTGGATGACCTTGAAATGGGAGGcaatgggggatttggatttgccgGTGAGAGAGCGGCCCCTATATACGATGGCGAAAATtcaagcgcggtgaccgaattcatggTGCGGAGATTTCGCCGTCTCGCGCGAGCTCCCAccatctcccgcggtggctctgcgaggacgccacgttctccacttctgcggaaacgggggtggctcgctagaaacggccGAACCAGGCGTTCCACCAGGGCCTGacccgagggtgctttgagaaccggttcctgCAAGAACGCGGCGTCGACAAGGAAACCAAACGGGGCGAAAAAGCTgcgccgatgcgagccaaggaggCATGCAGCCTACTAAACGCGCCCTTATAGGCAACACTGCACCAAATGTTTTACCATGCATGCCTTAATCTAACAGGCATACCATCTGATTTGCCCACATGCTCTACTTGCTTTCCAAAATACCAGGTCATGCTGCCACTCGTATGGTGGATACCAGTTAGTGCTATGGGCAAATATAGCAAAATGTTAACCTACAGAAGGTTAACACCCACCTGCATGTTAGAACTTAATAATTAGCTAACTGCAGAACACCACACCATACCTCCACCCTAACCACTTCAGTTTTTTTAATGGAGGAGCAACTACCAGCTGCTGTGTGGCAGTGGAATTTCTCCACAAAATCAACTCATGTGTTCGGTCGAAAACTCGGAAGTACGCCCGAGCTAGAGTGCCATTAACTACCTCGTACATGATGGGCTAAATGAGGTGCACACCGACATGTACCAGGGGCCGAAACGCAGCTGCAAACTCCCTTGAATTGATGTCCATCCAACACTCACCGGCTCGGTCTTTAATTCGTGTACgatacggtgcagcaaaactactACGTATTGCTTCATTTAATAAATCCTGCCCCGTTTCATTTATTACGCTTGCATACCTGATCACCACTCGATATCACTTTTGATTTACAGATCAAAGGAGCTCGGGCGCTATTCGTCCGCTCTCTGTGTTGCCGCCCTCTTTTAGTTATTTGATAGTGGACTTCAAGAAAGATTTAGATCATTGTGAAGCTACAAAAACATAAAGAAATTACCCAGGTACAAGCCGTCTCTGGTTTGCTGATCGCGACTCGCGAGAGGAGATTTCGTTCTTCAGCATCTATACGTATGGGAGCTCGTGTTTTGGCTAGTAGGTGCATATAAATTTATTattgaaaatgcataaatatatatcctaaaatatcaaaaaattgaaataaaaaattcacatatacaTATGGACATTCTATGTTGTCACACAAGTTTTCGGGCAAACGAACAATTTATGTTGCTTgtgtaaaaaacacaaaaaatgttTGGTAAATAATCGTGTTGAAGCATCAAAAAAAATTACATGGGACACAAAAATATTCTATTTTCCCGAAAATTTGTGTGccaacataaaatatctagatatGCATGTGaaatttatttcagaattttaatattttaaattGTATTTTCTCATAACTGGTTCATATGCACCTATAACCCGAAATGCATTTCGGAGTCTTATGCGGCTTTATTCATTTAAAGGCCAACACTTGATCAGTGTCTTCTATATAAAAACACCCCTCTCGTCCAGGACGCTCGGGCTTTATTTGTAATCAACGCGTCTCTACGGACATTGTTCAGTAGTGGCAGACATGGCCATATACACGAGGAAATATGGGAATGGTCATCTATCTGGACACAATTTATTGTTTCACATAACGAGTGCATCCATCCTAACTATGCAGAGGTCGGGTATTACGACAAACTttgaagtaataaagcgccctttttcgaaaagacattttttttttgataaaggatgctttattactcttgggaagcaattacatccagcctctgcataaccaggatgcacacagccgtttatgataGTCAAGTCTAGAATAAAAGATAATAAACTAGAaattaggcgaaatacatatcggaacgatgaaacgTAAAACGCCTAAGATgggggtggggcttcaatccgtagactatgctgccacccatgtagggaaaaagtatccctcgccgtagcctccaatcgtgtacagacctccgtaaataggtctcggttctccatacgCTGAAGAGGCAACCACGAACGAAGAATCCccgtacatctgtagataacctgcaacaaagaggAGTTAatgtcgttaaaaatcttgtcatttctactcagccaaagcgcccagattactgctagcgcccccaccctaagaagcaacttgaaccttgaatctataccatgaagccaattaccaaagacattggccacactagtgggaggatacaaggtagacgctacttggatgacagaccaaatagatctcgcaaactggcactggaagaagaggtgtttaatagtttcatcatgatgacaaaaaacacatctagagcttccttgccaattccgcttaacaagattatctttggtgaggatgactcctcgatgaaggtaccatccaaaaattttgatttttagcggtatcttcatcttccaaattttcttattattatcaactggtaaatcagaatggaTTATGGCATTGTATAATGATTTcaccgagaaagagccatctacatgtaaattccacctaaattcatctggTTCCGGTGATAGAATAACATCCCCCAACCTATGAATTAAAGCATTCCATGCATCTAGCCTTTGCCCGAGCAAAACGCGTCGaaacgtcacattcggtggagaGGTGGCCATCACCGTGGCAATGGTATCTCCCTTGCGACGAACGATACTATACagcgcaggatactgttcacttaagggtgcattgtccaACCAAgcatcctcccagaaccgtatctgtgctccattcttaattgagaaagtaccatgacgaaaaaaGTCATTTTTTGACGCCATTAGAcctgcccagaagtgtgaatcaccaggtttccaaaccacctgggataacgtcttggagccgatatactttcttcggagtatagtttgccaaatcccgtcctcggtaaggagcttgaaaagccatttacctagcagagctgTGTTTTTGACTTCTAAGTCATGAACaccaagcccgccttgatctttaggactacaaactacactccatttaaccagtcgatacttctttttctcactatctccttgccaaaagaatctggatcgataataatcgagtttgtgcAGAACTCCTTTTGGCAAAAGGAAGaaagataacatatacagtaccatatttgtcagtaccgaattaatgagtaccaatcttcctcccagagatagtaatttgcctttccaactactaaggcgcttcTGTAGTCTTTCCtctactattttccattcagcgatcgtgagtctccgataatgaatcggaatacccagatAGCGAATGGGAAaatggccttgcccgcaaccgaACAACTCTGTATAAAGAGctgtatcattttgggcatcaccgaaacagaacaattcacttttatggaaattaattttcaatcccgataattgctcaaaagctaccaaaattaatttcaggttcTGAGCTTTTtctagatcatgatccataaacagaattgtatcatcggcatattgaaggattgataaaccaccatcaaccagatgtggaatcaccccttcaatttgaccatcagacttggcccgctctatgagtattgccagcatatccgccacaatgttaaataacatcggcgatagcggatctccttggcgtaacccttttcgtgtttggaaataatggccggtgtcatcattgacccgaattgccacactacctccattcACAAAATCATTCGAAAAGACATAGGAGCCAACATGAATTTCCGGCAAGCTGAGGCCCATGTAAATTACCACGGCAAACAATGGCTTCTGACTATGCTGAAACATATGCTATTGGAGAAGACGAAATAACTGGAGTGTCAACGTGGTTAGTTAAACTAAACCTAGCATTTTATCGACCATCATCAATTGAGCGTGTGCCGGTAAAAGTCGTGGTCTGCTATGTAATCTGGTGATGGTTTATCTGCTGAGCATAAGGCAATTTTTTAATACTGGGCATGGCTCATTCTTCGTCATGCAAGTGCTGTAGCGCACAGGAGATGACGTACTTGATTAAGTGGAAATTAGATGCTGGGTCGCCAGTAGTTTAACCCTGATCTCGATAACAACGGTTTTAACTATGTTTAATTTGGTAACACGTAGTTAGTGTTGTTCTTGTA contains the following coding sequences:
- the LOC124665004 gene encoding UDP-glycosyltransferase 83A1-like — translated: MVSQPHALVIPYPAQGHVIPLLEVAHALADRGFAVTFVNTEFIHARVVDAGAGLEDGGRVRFVAVPDGMPPGDDRADLVKLTILMEAHMAPRVEELVLASGEGGGTGGKITCMVTDYNLGAWALDIARRTGIRSAAVWPASAAVLATLLSYDKLIKDNIIDAEDGSALGEEIFLLSSDMPPMRSAHLAWNCVGENDQQAAFFQYIVAGARAIEHCDFVICNSFQDVESAAFSLFPNVLPVGPLLTGERSGKAVGHFWKPEDEESMSWLDAQPARSVVYVAFGSFTMFDRRQFEELALGLELSGQAFLWVVRPDILQGGAVHDYPEGFLDRVCGAGGRGKLVAWSPQQRVLAHPSVACFVSHCGWNSTMEGVRNGVPFIAWPYFADQFVNQVYISDVWKVGLKAVADKSGVITKEHIAGLLEELKGDAGMRERVEALKKAAHESIQSGESSHANFDTFAEGMKKA